The following are from one region of the Mycolicibacterium helvum genome:
- a CDS encoding acyl-CoA dehydrogenase family protein, producing MTERVIDRVRQVAEELRGQGTEGEKAGKLTDETVKLMKSAGNIRLLQPRIHGGLEVHPREFAETVMATAALDPSAGWINGVVGVHPYQLAYADPRVAEEIWADDVDTWVASPYAPQGVARPVDGGYIFNGRWQFSSGTDHCDWIFLGAMLGDTDGKPLMPPQMLHMILPRKDYTIVEDSWNVVGLRGTGSKDVIVKDAFVPSYRTMDAMKVMDGTAQREAGMTETLYLMPWSTMFPLGISSATIGIAEGALAAALDYQRERVSASGVAIKDDPYVMYAIGEAAADINAARQELLANADRIYDMVDAGKEVSFEDRAAGRRTQVRAVWRAVSAVDEIFARCGGNAARMDKPLQRYWRDVHVGQAHAIHVPGTVYHAAALSSLGVDPQGPLRAMI from the coding sequence ATGACTGAGCGGGTAATCGACCGGGTGCGCCAGGTCGCCGAGGAACTGCGCGGCCAGGGAACTGAGGGCGAGAAGGCCGGCAAGCTCACCGACGAGACCGTGAAGCTGATGAAGTCGGCGGGCAACATCCGCCTGCTTCAGCCGAGGATCCACGGCGGGCTGGAAGTTCATCCGCGCGAATTCGCTGAGACGGTCATGGCCACTGCCGCGCTCGATCCGTCCGCGGGTTGGATCAACGGCGTCGTCGGCGTGCATCCCTATCAACTGGCCTACGCCGACCCGCGGGTCGCCGAGGAGATCTGGGCCGACGACGTCGATACTTGGGTGGCCTCGCCATACGCCCCGCAGGGCGTCGCCCGGCCGGTCGACGGCGGCTACATCTTCAACGGCCGCTGGCAGTTCAGCTCCGGGACCGACCACTGTGACTGGATCTTCCTGGGTGCGATGCTCGGCGACACCGACGGCAAGCCCCTGATGCCCCCGCAGATGCTGCACATGATCCTGCCGCGCAAGGACTACACCATCGTCGAGGACTCCTGGAATGTGGTGGGACTACGTGGCACCGGGTCCAAGGACGTCATCGTCAAGGACGCCTTCGTACCGTCCTATCGCACGATGGACGCGATGAAAGTGATGGATGGCACCGCTCAGCGGGAAGCCGGGATGACCGAGACGCTGTACCTGATGCCGTGGTCGACGATGTTCCCGCTGGGCATCTCCTCGGCCACCATCGGCATCGCCGAAGGTGCACTGGCCGCCGCACTGGACTATCAGCGGGAGCGCGTGAGCGCCAGCGGAGTAGCGATCAAGGACGACCCCTACGTCATGTATGCCATCGGCGAGGCGGCCGCCGACATCAACGCCGCCCGCCAGGAATTGCTCGCCAACGCCGACCGCATCTACGACATGGTCGACGCCGGCAAGGAGGTGTCTTTCGAGGACCGAGCGGCGGGTCGCCGTACCCAGGTCCGCGCGGTGTGGCGCGCGGTGTCCGCGGTCGACGAGATCTTCGCGCGGTGCGGCGGCAATGCTGCACGCATGGACAAACCGCTGCAACGGTATTGGCGTGATGTGCACGTCGGGCAGGCGCACGCGATCCACGTTCCCGGAACGGTCTACCACGCCGCCGCCCTGAGCTCGCTGGGCGTGGACCCGCAGGGGCCGCTCCGGGCGATGATCTGA
- a CDS encoding ferredoxin--NADP reductase, which translates to MPNVDNGSEVVIPGRGVMVTVADVIPEGADATSLVFEIPDDHRERFRYRPGQFLTLRVPSRQTGSVARCYSLASSPHTDSAPKVTVKRTADGYASNWLCDNVSAGDSIEVLPPSGVFTPADLDEDFLLWAAGSGITPVMSILKSVLAAGTGRVVLCYANRDERSVIFADELRELAARYAGRLTVLHWLESVQGLPTRAQMSGFTQTVLAGSATLQSFICGPAPFMAMVKDTLAEAGVARERVHLEIFQSLSGDPFTDDVAASHGGPDDGDAVSVLLDLNGESHRLRWPRQATLVDTMIAAGVDVPYSCKEGRCGSCAATVVRGEVDMATCDILEPEDLADGLILACQARPVSDDLHIEF; encoded by the coding sequence ATGCCCAACGTCGACAACGGCAGTGAAGTGGTCATCCCGGGACGGGGTGTGATGGTGACGGTAGCCGATGTCATACCGGAGGGCGCTGACGCGACGTCGCTGGTGTTCGAGATCCCCGACGACCACCGTGAACGGTTTCGCTATCGGCCCGGACAGTTCCTGACACTTCGAGTGCCCAGCCGACAGACCGGGTCGGTGGCACGCTGCTATTCGCTGGCGAGCTCGCCGCACACCGATTCCGCACCCAAGGTCACGGTGAAACGGACGGCCGACGGATACGCATCGAACTGGCTGTGCGACAACGTATCTGCTGGCGACTCCATCGAAGTGCTACCGCCTTCGGGGGTGTTCACTCCGGCCGACCTCGATGAGGACTTCCTGCTGTGGGCGGCTGGCAGCGGTATCACGCCTGTCATGTCGATTCTGAAATCCGTGCTGGCAGCGGGTACGGGCAGAGTGGTGCTGTGCTATGCGAACCGCGATGAACGCTCGGTGATTTTCGCCGACGAGTTGCGCGAACTGGCCGCGCGGTACGCCGGGAGATTGACGGTGCTGCACTGGCTGGAATCCGTCCAAGGTCTTCCCACTCGCGCCCAGATGAGTGGGTTCACCCAAACGGTTCTGGCAGGTTCTGCCACGTTGCAGTCGTTCATCTGTGGGCCTGCGCCGTTCATGGCGATGGTCAAAGACACTCTCGCCGAGGCGGGCGTGGCACGCGAACGGGTCCACCTCGAAATCTTCCAGTCACTGTCGGGTGACCCGTTCACCGACGATGTCGCAGCGTCGCACGGCGGTCCCGACGATGGTGACGCCGTCAGCGTGCTCCTCGACCTGAACGGCGAGAGCCACCGATTGCGATGGCCGCGACAAGCGACCCTGGTGGATACCATGATCGCCGCGGGCGTCGACGTGCCCTACTCATGCAAGGAGGGCCGTTGCGGGTCGTGCGCGGCGACCGTGGTGCGCGGCGAGGTGGACATGGCCACCTGCGACATTCTCGAGCCCGAGGATCTTGCCGACGGTCTGATCCTGGCCTGCCAGGCGCGGCCGGTCTCCGACGATCTGCACATTGAGTTCTGA
- a CDS encoding flavin-containing monooxygenase: MSSESKTSVDVVVVGAGFAGLYALHKFRSQGLSVRVFEGAPDVGGTWYYNRYPGARCDVESVDYCYSFSDELQQEWTWTEKYATQSEILAYINWVADKLDLRRDITFNTRVTGAALDEQRLRWTVSTDSDETVEARFVVMATGPLSAAMTPDFEGLDTFGGEVYHTAHWPHEGVDFTGKRVAVIGTGSSGVQSIPIIAEQAEHLYVFQRTPNYSVPAGNRPLTADEVADTKANYAERRRMSWRSGGGSPHVAHPKLTMEATPEERRAAFEKRWELGGVLFSKTFTDQMVSLEANEEARKFYEEKIRSVIDDPELAELLIPNDHPIGTKRICTDSNYFQTFNRPNVTLVSVKKTPIESIDATGIATSEAHFEIDALVLATGFDAMTGTLAKIDIVGRGGRRLVDDWVNGPRTYLGLGTDGFPNLFLVSGPGAPAVLANMVLHAEAHVNWIADAIEYLDDCGYDAIEPTTEAVDNWIAECAQRAEATLFTRANSWYMGANVPGKPRQFMLFIGGFGTYLDICSEVAAAGYKGFDLLKVP; this comes from the coding sequence GTGAGCAGTGAATCGAAGACCTCTGTGGATGTCGTTGTGGTCGGGGCCGGGTTCGCTGGCCTGTATGCCCTGCACAAGTTCCGCTCGCAGGGACTGTCCGTCCGGGTGTTCGAGGGGGCACCTGACGTGGGCGGCACCTGGTACTACAACCGCTACCCGGGCGCCCGGTGTGACGTCGAGAGTGTGGACTACTGCTACTCGTTTTCCGATGAGCTGCAGCAGGAATGGACGTGGACCGAGAAATACGCCACCCAGTCAGAGATCCTGGCCTACATCAATTGGGTTGCCGACAAGCTCGATCTGCGGCGCGATATCACCTTCAACACCCGTGTGACGGGCGCCGCGCTCGACGAGCAGAGGTTGCGGTGGACCGTGAGCACCGACAGCGACGAGACCGTCGAGGCTCGATTCGTCGTGATGGCGACCGGCCCGCTGTCCGCAGCCATGACCCCTGACTTTGAAGGTTTGGACACCTTCGGCGGCGAGGTTTACCACACGGCGCACTGGCCGCACGAAGGCGTCGACTTCACCGGTAAACGAGTTGCTGTCATCGGCACCGGATCCTCAGGCGTCCAATCCATACCGATCATCGCCGAACAAGCTGAGCACCTGTATGTCTTCCAGCGCACGCCGAACTACAGTGTCCCAGCGGGCAACCGGCCCTTGACGGCCGACGAAGTCGCCGACACCAAGGCCAACTATGCCGAACGACGGCGGATGTCCTGGCGCAGCGGCGGCGGCTCACCGCACGTCGCGCATCCCAAGCTGACGATGGAGGCGACACCCGAGGAACGGCGGGCGGCGTTCGAAAAGCGCTGGGAGCTTGGCGGTGTGCTGTTCTCGAAGACCTTCACCGACCAGATGGTGTCCCTGGAAGCCAACGAGGAAGCGCGAAAGTTTTACGAAGAGAAGATCCGATCGGTGATCGACGATCCCGAGCTCGCCGAGCTTCTGATTCCGAATGACCATCCGATCGGCACCAAACGAATCTGCACGGACTCGAACTACTTCCAGACGTTCAACCGGCCCAACGTGACGCTGGTGAGCGTGAAGAAAACTCCTATCGAGTCGATCGACGCCACGGGCATCGCCACCTCTGAGGCGCACTTCGAGATCGATGCGTTGGTCTTGGCCACCGGATTCGACGCGATGACCGGCACGCTTGCGAAGATCGACATTGTCGGCCGTGGTGGCCGGCGATTGGTCGATGATTGGGTCAACGGACCGCGCACGTACCTCGGACTGGGCACCGACGGGTTCCCTAATTTGTTCCTGGTGTCCGGTCCGGGAGCTCCGGCGGTCCTGGCGAACATGGTGCTCCATGCCGAGGCCCACGTGAATTGGATCGCCGACGCCATCGAGTACCTCGATGATTGCGGCTACGACGCCATCGAGCCGACCACCGAGGCGGTCGACAACTGGATCGCCGAATGCGCCCAGCGTGCCGAGGCGACACTGTTCACAAGAGCCAACTCCTGGTACATGGGTGCGAATGTGCCGGGTAAGCCGCGCCAATTCATGCTTTTCATCGGTGGATTCGGGACCTACCTCGACATCTGCAGCGAGGTGGCCGCCGCCGGATACAAGGGGTTCGATCTGCTCAAGGTGCCGTAG